The Daucus carota subsp. sativus chromosome 9, DH1 v3.0, whole genome shotgun sequence genome window below encodes:
- the LOC108202210 gene encoding uncharacterized protein LOC108202210 produces MEVRMREMEKKKLGFQTAIFSFLQRWKHLEALLDLSPNTPKTKMLSTEKCKNPMREKLKGIDLNYEPCDDFAEAVGIEGKKLEEMMEIIESFDNEKLKNIDEEIKAIKFSKIFLGERAAELELREKQIDAKALKIEEKNRELSSRKKRIAAYSHESNREIAEQLRKVHFTRKDNEEYARQLESQRKELDDGFRALEGKKMEVAIARDIYAAKLLEIKEQELRLKERSEKLESSEKEVKVIRAACEKRLKVIESKESEIDSDKKQIEEFLKEFTPKQKELDDGFKELERKEMELAKKTEKYAGGYISDAGPSKNQTKRPRTSSDSTTLGHIAPARAELPPPQGNQTELIQYSDSGETFWTRCQSCQVRFRHPKRLINAELTCRACSKKFRAYELDAEFVPPEYYTFPLEVLKFLDKTSGRFAACRYQLRSGSQQQ; encoded by the exons atggAGGTGAGGATGAGAGAAATGGAGAAGAAAAAATTGGGTTTTCAGACagcaatattttcttttttacagAGGTGGAAACACCTAGAAGCTCTTCTAGACTTGTCACCAAACACCCCCAAAACAAAAATGCTGTCTACTGAAAAATGTAAAAACCCCATGAGGGAAAAGCTCAAGGGGATTGATTTGAATTATGAGCCATGTGATGATTTTGCTGAAGCTGTTGGAATCGAGGGTAAGAAGCTGGAAGAAATGATGGAAATAATTGAAAGCTTCGATAATGAAAAGCTGAAGAATATTGATGAAGAAATAAAAGCAATAAAGTTCAGTAAAATATTTCTTGGAGAACGCGCCGCGGAGCTTGAGTTGAGGGAAAAGCAAATTGATG CTAAAGCACTTAAAATTGAAGAGAAGAATCGGGAATTGAGTTCCAGAAAAAAGAGAATTGCAGCTTATTCTCATGAAAGTAATAGGGAGATTGCTGAACAACTGAGAAAAGTACACTTTACCAGAAAAGATAATGAAGAGTATGCCAGGCAGCTAGAGTCGCAACGTAAGGAGCTGGATGATGGCTTCAGGGCATTGGAGGGCAAGAAGATGGAAGTTGCTATTGCTCGTGACATATATGCAG CAAAATTGCTTGAAATTAAGGAGCAGGAGTTGAGGCTAAAAGAAAGGAGCGAGAAACTGGAATCAAGTGAGAAGGAGGTAAAAGTAATTCGTGCTGCATGTGAAAAAAGGCTGAAGGTGATTGAAAGTAAGGAGAGTGAAATTGATTCTGACAAAAAACAGATAGAAGAATTTCTCAAGGAGTTTACACCGAAGCAGAAGGAACTTGATGATGGTTTCAAAGAATTGGAGAGGAAGGAAATGGAACTAGCCAAAAAGACTGAGAAATATGCTGGTGGTTATATTTCAGATGCAG GTCCCAGCAAGAATCAAACTAAAAGACCAAGGACTTCATCTGATTCGACGACTCTGGGACATATAGCTCCAGCGAGAGCTGAACTGCCTCCCCCTCAAGGAAATCAGACTGAACTAATTCAATATTCAGACAGCGGTGAGACATTCTGGACACGCTGCCAATCTTGCCAAGTCAGGTTCCGGCATCCCAAACGTCTTATAAATGCAGAGCTGACTTGCCGGGCATGCTCAAAGAAATTTAGAGCATACGAGCTAGACGCCGAGTTTGTGCCACCAGAATATTATACCTTTCCGTTAGAGGTATTGAAGTTTTTGGACAAGACATCTGGCAGATTTGCAGCCTGCAGGTACCAACTGAGAAGTGGAAGTCAGCAACAGTGA